The genomic interval ATTCTCACCACCAAATCATCTATGAAGTTTCTTGCTTTTGCTTTTAATGTTAATTATTTTGTACATAAAACTAGTGTTGGCACATAGCAAGCACAAGTGGATGTCCAGACCCCTTGTGTAGTGGCTTCCTACTCCCTCCTTGTGGTGTAGTGCAGTTGGGTCTTCACTCACAGTAAACACTCACTCAAGATGAGCCAAGTTGACATTCAGTGGGCATCTTGAGGTCTCATTTCACCAAGTTCTCACTAAACTGAGTTCTCATGTAACTGCATCAAACTCACATTGCTTACCATAGAGACATCATTGAATTGAAGCTCTGTTTGTGTGCCAAGTCAAATGagtctctttcttattttatttgtttatttttatttatttatttatttatttatttatttatttatttatttatttatttattattatctctaAGACTGCATTTGATTGATTCTTCATACTGAAACCCATGGTATTACATGAGCACAATATTGTGGTACCATTCAAACAATCAGTATTTCAGCACTTCCCTCCCtgcatttcatttatttctttagtcCAGCTGAGCCCTTGTCAAAAATTGGCTTTCAGCTATTCAATTAAGTGTCAGGTCTTACTTATATTATTTTCCTGGGAAGAGCTTTCAAAGAAATTCACTGTGAGATCTTAAATCAAGGACATTCATATGATGTCTTGAAAGTAGTGTCAAGGGAAAACCAAAACTGCCATTGATCCCAAGGAGTTGATACCCAGCAATGTGCCACCACACGCAACACTATTTAGGTCGATGTTTTACCGTCTTACACTATTATCCAAAAGTAGATGTTTGTGTATTCAGTGCCCAGTATaatcctcctcttattccctgTCTTATTACCTCTGAGAAATGtgttatttataatatatatctTCCTAAAGAGAGCCTAAATATCCATTATAAAGTAGTGTTCTGAGTGTGGTCATGACTGCATTAAAGGAGCAGCAGTTGTGTTGAATGAGCATGATGAATGTGGTGTGTTTCTGGGGTAGCTTGTGAGTGAGGGACCACTGAAGGAAGTCATGTAGGTCAAGGAGTAATTCTTATTGAGTGGATGAGGCAACCTTCACCACATTACTTGGTGATGTGGAGCTTTGGGAGTTATTTGGAAGGATCAATTTACCATAAAATGTcaatgataaatgataaaagtATTGTACTATTGCATCtttgtatatgtatatgcaCATAGTATGTCTATGTACTTCACTTGCTTGCCAACTTATGACTGTAGTCGCTAAATTCATATGTTGATGTGAAGATAAGttgaaagaaggggaggcaaggaaggCAGTGTGTTTGGTGGACCTTGTAGGGATTTCAATAGATGCCCTTCATGATTTATCTGTACTTAGAAACTCTTAAAAGACCATCAGTAAACATAGCATTGTGTCACACAGCTCAGTTATACCCTTTTCTAGGCCGTACATGTTATGATTCATGGAGTTGAGGTGATAAGCATTTGTCCTAGTGTTGAATGTCACTCTGAGGTATAAATAGGTTGATGCTGTCCAAAGAAACttgctctcttcttccctgtAAAAACTGTAGTGGCTGAGGAGGTCACATGATTAGTAGATTAACCCATTTCTCCTTGCAGTGGGCCATCACgatgagggtgaggaggaagctGGATGGATCGAGGGTGTGGCCATCCTTATTTCTGTggcagttgttgtttttgtcacaGCCTTTAATGACTACACAAAAGAGAAACAGTTTCGGGGACTACAAAGCCGTATCGAGGGCGAGCACAAATTTTCGGTTATTCGAGGAGGTGAAGTTCAGCAGATAGGCGTTGGGGATATTGTCGTCGGTGATATTTGCCAAGTAAGACCTGATTCTGTTCTGCCACCACTCTGTCCGTCCTCacccctcctgtgtgtgtgtgtgtgtgtgtgtgtgtgtgtgtgtgtgtgtgtgtgtgtgtgtgtgtgtgtgtgtgtgtcttacttAGGCGTGTGTTTAGCGACCATCTGTGCTCCTTGTTGACTTAGTTACTTTCCTTGTAATGTAAACCACCAGACTCACGTATGACAGCTTGTTAGCCTGATTAAAGTGCTTTTGATGTTACATTGGTTCACTATAGCAGTATTAGCATAGCTGATAAATGGTAAATGAAGTAAATGAAACTAGTTAATGTAAGATTTAAGTCAAAACTGATATTTTTGTAATATCAGGACCTGAAGTATAATTAAATACTCAAAATGTTAATAGTACATTAATTCATCCAATATGATGTGGAGAGTTTAAGAGATTATTGTTCAGATATACACAAATGACAAGAATAATGTAAAGTAGGAATTCTTGTAAAACCTATAATTCACATGTTGAGTTCATTAtgagttatatatattttgatccGAAAAGGTTCATTAGTGGGGGCATGTGTGGTAAGACTTTGGCTGAACTGACTGTAGTAGTGGTGCTTCAAGGAGCAGTAACTAGACACATGAGAGGCTTGAGAGAAGAGTGATCACATCTTAGTTTTACACGTGCCTCATAATACATTGGTGCCTAATTCAAAACTACTAACCATTCTGTATCTTAAGTAATGTACAGCTTTATATGATTTGTCTGTTATGCTGATCCCTTTGAGTATtttatgtcttatttttttcttaattttcatcatGTTTTGGTAGGCAACACAAAAAAGGTGTTGCCAGAAGACCCTGGTTGACTCTGGTTATGTTTCTTtgcttttgtatatatttgcTACAGTATCTTTCCCACACTTGTTCATGACTGCCTCACGGATACAGGCACAGGTCACAGCAAGGTCTTCTGAGCCACCTGTCATCATAAGCTCTCCATCTTTTACcatcattttttcatttatgcaTCAACCATTAAGCTATATAAAGGATAACCAAAATACCaaacttttatatttcttagttaataaaagaaaaatctcaAAGGTGTAATAATTTATGTATTAAATGATAAGCTTTTATGTTGTTCACATAGTTAGGCAttttaagaaaaagaaatatttttcttaagatttaTAACTCAGGAATTAACTGGTGCTTTGTGTTTGTGCATTTCCAGATTAAGTATGGTGACTTGTTACCAACTGATGGCATTTTGTTACAAAGTAATGATTTGAAGATCGACGAGTCCTCACTAACAGGAGAATCAGACCATGTAAAGAAAGGGGTTGACCTTGATCCTATGGTGCTCTCAGGTAAAGAAATGGAGTCAAaatgaggaagtgtgtgtgtgtgtgtgtgtgtgtgtgtgtgtgtgtgtgtgtgtgtgtgtgtgtgtgtgtgtgtggaaaggtagttttcatatatatagaTTAGTGTCCTTTGAAGTCATGATCTGAATCTTTGCAGTTACAGGTGACTTATGACTCCTCCCAGGAGAGGCCTTTATATTGCCATCtcttgtgaaggaaaaaaaaaaggtgtttacTGGTGCAATTTTTCCTACAGGGACGCATGTAATGGAGGGGAGTGGCAAAATGATTGTTACTGCTGTTGGTGTAAATTCGCAGGCAGGTATCATCTTCACCCTGCTTGGGGCTGCTGCAGATGAAGAGCAAGTAGAGGcccggaagaggaagaaaggtaatcTGTCATGCACTGAGCTAAATACCCCAGTGATTGAAAGCTTCCACTAAATTCAATTTTCTCTCTGTGGTTGGTACTATTCTAGGTGATTAGTGTTGCAGGGATGATAGCTGAGCTTCATtgtggaaggaagagtagggaaagttttgtatttttttactttaaagagtattttttacattttaaaaTATAAACACATATAGAAGTGGCTTATTATTGAACTCCACTAGGAAGAGTAACATAGGAAGGAAATATGTACCAATGAAGCTCAGGCCTTAACTCAGCCACAACACAGCCAGACTCTCTGAGttgtggacatttttttttcactgtcagtttttatatttctcattTATAGACCTCCTCACACATCTTATTGAATCTAGGCACTCACCTGatactctattattattattattattattattattattattattattattattattattattattattattattattattatttgtttaaacTTTTTTACTACAAAGCCCACCCTCTTACAGTTTGCATGCTGCACCCCCAAACAAAAGCcaatcttttccttattttataaAAGTGAATGACTTAGTTTTAGGCATGTTAGTAAAAGCCATGGAATAGATTTTTTGAAGTTAATGGGAGATGACTGTAGAAACTTCTTCTAGATAACATAGGGATGGCAGCCTTTCTTTTAtagttctttttgttttagttcCACACAGCAATAGGCTTACTGACTGAAGTAATATATTATTTTCAAGTTACAGtacacaaaacacacttttaagTTTCTACTAGCTATTGCACTATAGTTGCTGAATCTTGTAATAGCTCATAGTGAGGGAGGACTCTACTTCCACAATTGTAGTCGGGCAATATTGCAGCTGTACAAGTAGTGTGATCTCAGGCTATGCTAGAGTTATATCACTCAGTATTAAGAGTAATGATTATTGATCCAGCTCATAGAAAATGGTCAGTAGCTCATCCAAATTTCATAttaagtggaggaaaagaaaatttgatCAGTTCAGTTTTTGTACTCTGTCCTGCCAAGCTGTGGATGGTACACCTTTGGCAGTGAAGAAAAGAGTCCCTAATACTACAAGTGCATAACCTTTATTTGCACTGAGATTGCCTCAAAACTAGTCATAAtaatttattgatattattttgtcTTATCCTCTGAAGTTAAGCACTAAACTTTACTGACTTAAATTTAAACAAGCTTTagtctcattttattttcatctttagaAATGGAACAGTTATGCAACACATTCCTTCAAGCTGCCAGTTGCACAGAGTTGTGTGGCACCTCCTGTTATGAAGCTACTGACTGGATTCTGACTCACAGTTGTGGTTTAGCCTGTTGACTAGCAGTCCTCTAACCAGGTTTCTCAGTACCTATTAGTGTTTCTCTTACCTTTGCCACTTAAAGCTTAAAGATTTGATTTTGATACCCCATCTAGTACTaatgattttattgttttccaacatcttttttttgcatgtaacCCCtgaccaaccaaccaaccactACTGTTGTTGCCATCCGACcccatcatcttcatctctcATCGCTTGTGCCCCAAAACAGAGGCCAAAAAGCAgcggaaaataaagaagaagggcGGTTCGGGCGAAGAGTTGATTGACGTCAATCCTAGTATGGCTCCTGTGGCTTTTAGTACTTCACATCCTCCTGctgcctttgtttctttccagGATATGTAGTTGTCATTTGCTTTCATCCACTTCCCTCGTCTCCCATTTTCTCTGGCGTGCgaattttctgtgtgtgttccACATTGATATTTGGGTATCTTGTTCTACTTTTTTGCACTGTGTTTTTTGCCAAAATGATATTCAATCTATATTCCAGTAGGTGACTTTAATTTTCTTGCCTCTATGTTTGTCATGTCCATGTGTGTTGCAGAATTGATGTTGTGGTAGAGATGTTTCTTACTGTATTCTATGTGAAGTGTTTATGCTAAGACTTGCTAAGGAATATTATTGCATCAAGGATTACAGTGTCAGTAATTTTGGTGATATTTGATACAAAGGCTTTTTTTAATACCACATACATATGTGTCACATTTATTAGTGATGAGTTTTAACATCAaggatatgtatatatataactttccATTAATGCAtgtttttaactttatttaccTACATCATTTTAATGCAGTTTGGTATGAATACAAGGTTTACAAGAATTTTATCTCAACAGTTTGACTAATTAGTTACTTTTACTGACTGCTTTGCTTGGGAATGCTAATAAACAAGCTATATGATGAACATTGTCAAAATATCAATGGCTGCTCCACTTACAGATAAGCAAGACGGCGGTGAGGCTGGCTCTGTGACGGGTAACTCTCACCACATAACAGCTAACTCCACCAGTGCCGACGGAGACATCAGAAATAACAAGCACTctaaaggggaagaggaagatgagacaCAAAGATCAGGTGGAAAGAGCCAGGAAAAATCTGTTCTACAAGCCAAGCTTACAAAGCTTGCTATCCAGATTGGCTATGCTGGTGAGCAAAAATTGtcattgatttctttttttttttccccccacaaTATGATGCATATGTAGATCAGCAGAAATACTGTACTATTTTTTGCATATATTCATAATTGTTTGATCaaaactttctcctcttttcaggTTCTTTCATTGCTGTGCTAACAGTTGTGATTTTGATTGTCCGTTTCTGCGTACAAACATTTGTTATGGAAGGCAAGCCGTGGTCTCCGTTTTATGCCAATCATTTTGTTAAGTTCTTCATCATCGGTGTTACTGTATTGGTGGTGGCTGTGCCAGAGGGTCTGCCCCTTGCTGTCACTCTCTCACTGGCTTACTCTGTGAAGGTGAGGAGAACCACCGTGCCAAATCTTTGTACCTTTGTATGAAAGTAGTTGTTAGTATTAATTAAGATGAGAAGTAAGATACAAATAATTACTAAAAATCTGTGTTAAATGAATTAAGAAAACTGAGCTGCTCTGAATTGTCTGTACACAATAGCTTAAACCACATTAACCTTGTTCCTTcacattatcatttttatttatttatttatttttttactctgcagaaaatgatgaaagacaATAACCTGGTGAGGCACCTGGATGCCTGTGAGACCATGGGCAATGCAACAGCCATCTGCTCCGACAAGACCGGAACTCTCACCACTAACCGCATGACTGTCGTTCAGGCGTACATTTGTAGCGAGGACTACAAGAACATGCCAAAGTTTGAATCCCTCCCACACAATGTTGCTGATCTGCTGCTGCATGCAATCAGTGTCAACTCTGCCTACACATCTCGAGTGCTGCCTGGGGATAATCCAGGGGACTTGCCGAAGCAGGTATGTGGTCAGACTGGTagcaagggaagagaagcaTGACTGTGATACTTCAACACTTTGTAGATGCCAGTGAGACAACAAAGTAATTTTTCCAAtaatgtttatcttttttcagGTTGGTAACAAAACAGAATGTGCTTTGTTAGGATTTGTGTTGGACCTTGGGAAAAGTTATCAGGCAATCCGTGAtgaaataacagaagaaaactTTCATCGTGTGTACACATTCAACTCTGCCAGAAAATCCATGTCCACGGTGATTCCTCGCGACGGAGGGTACCGTATTTTCACTAAAGGTGCCTCAGAAATTGTTATGAAAAAGTGAGTGTCATTTATTCTATAATGTACATGAAACAATTTACTTTTTGAAAGAAATGTGCTGTAATCAGTATATGATGATGTAAGAAAGTCATTGTATGTGGCATTAATGTAAACAATTTGTACAGGTGCTCCTTTATCCATGGTAAGGATGGTAAACTAGAAAGCTTCTCAAAATCAATGCAAGATCGCCTTGTTCGAGAAGTGATTGAACCAATGGCGTGTAATGGTCTACGCACAATCTCAATTGCATACAGAGACTTTGTACGAGGAAAAGCCGAAATTAACCAGGTGAAGTACATCTTTAACTTTTATTGAACTTGAATTGAtcaaacaatattaataaacatCTTGATACATTTTGTATTGTCAGATATTTTAGGGAAAGTCAGGATTTAGCTGAAGTAATAAGTATTCTTATGTGCTTCAACTAcagagaatatatataatactcCTGCTTCAGCCTGAGTTTTCTTGCCACGCTCATTTGTctcatcttcattattaactaatgtgctttttttgtttcatcattcaGGTACACTTTGAAAACGAGCCTCACTGGGATGATGAAGACCACATAATTAACAACctgacctgtctctgtgtgctgggGATTGAAGACCCAGTGAGACCTGAAGTACCTGATGCAATCCACAAGTGCCAGCGAGCAGGCATCACCGTGCGCATGGTGACTGGCGACAATATCAACACTGCGCGTTCCATTGCCTCCAAGTGTGGGATCCTCAAGCCTGGTGACAACAGCCTTATTTTAGAGGGAAAAGAATTCAACAGACGAGTCAGAGATTCTTCAGGAAAAGTAAGTTGTAGTTTCCACGACTTGGGTGATGAGGTGAGGTATTTCTGTAGGATAATgccaaagtaatttttttttttttttttttttttttttcctgcctgaTTGTGTAGCTCTTCAGGCAGTACTGATGCAGGAGAGGAGGCACATTGGTGCTGGCCTGACCATTTGAAAATTTTAATGTAGAGGAGTTTCTGGCTGTTGTCAATTAATCCATGCTAGACTGGAAGTACTTAGCAGTAGTTGTTACTATTTGAGAACGTACTAAGTAGGTAAGTGATATTGACAAGATTCAGTTGTACTTAAGTTGTGATTCCTCTAGCAAATGTTTGCAGCATAAAAATTTATTCTTGCCCTTTAGTGAAGAATATGACAAAATGAAATATGTTTCCCTTTTATATTCCTTATGTACTGGAAATGCACCATTTCTGTGCCTTAAGGAGACAAATGAGTAAGTCATTGATTCTTTCAGGTCCAACAACACTTGGTGGACAAAGTTTGGGTGAACCTGCGTGTATTGGCACGCTCCTCCCCCACTGACAAGTACACATTGGTGAAGGGAATCATTGAGAGCAAAGTGAGTGCCAATCgagaggtggtggcagtgactgGTGATGGCACCAATGACGGCCCTGCACTGAAAATGGCCGATGTCGGCTTTGCTATGGTATGTGGTTACTTCCCAGGTCAGAGGCAGAGGCCAGGCTTCACTTATAAGTTCATGAGATCATGTAGCATGAAGattaaatgtaagaaaaaagaaccCTGCCAATTTGTAATTTTCATTACACTGATGACATTACTTGTGTCATAAGACATAGAGTTGTGTCTTTTTAATACATTGTGATTTGTAAATAATTGTATGCTATACTGCTAAGCCTTTGTAGGGCTTTGGCTTTTATTAGAATTGAGGTTTAAGATAATAACAATTTAACAAGGTGTACTACACCATTCTCACTGACATTTTCCCCTCCACAGGGCATTGCTGGAACAGATGTGGCTAAGGAAGCTTCAGACATCATCCTGACAGATGACAACTTCACCTCCATTGTAAAAGCTGTCATGTGGGGACGTAATGTGTATGACTCCATTGCAAAGTTTCTACAGTTTCAGCTGACAgttaatgttgttgctgttgttgtagcatTCGTTGGTGCATGTGCCATCAACGATAGCCCTCTCAAGGTAGGGTGCTGTGTGTTTCACTTGAGATAACATGTACTATAATTGTCCTACTCCCACACAGATATTTAGTCACATGTTAAAGTTGGTTTGCATAATTAGCAGCACAGCATTGTATGCATTCAttatatgacttttttttatttatttttttatatttttataatttttttttcatcattatccttcttttctcaacTTCATTTGGAATTCAAACTTTGACACTTAGCTGAAAATTCAAGTAATGTAACTCAAATTTTCTCATGCTTTGACTCTTCATTATAGGCTGTACAAATGTTGTGGGTGAACCTCATCATGGATACTCTGGCCTCCTTGGCCCTGGCGACTGAGGCCCCAACCCCTGATCTGCTGCAGAGGAAGCCATACGGCCGCACCAAGCCTCTCATATCTCGCACCATGATGAAGAACATCTTGGGGCAAGCAGTTTACATGATTTCGatcatatttcttttgttattttatggtGAGGTTCTCTTGTATTACTTTTATCCTTGGTAACTTGAAATTCAGGTTTCCTCGTAATTACTCTGTGTTCATCTAAATCTATCTAAGATTGTAATTTGctagaaaatatatattcttcctttgccattataattaattaaaatggAAGGGATGTGTTTAAGAATGTAAACATTTCAAAGCATTGCCTTAaaggtaaattaataaatgtccttcttcttctcaggTGATAAAATGTTAGACATAGACTCTGGGCGTTATGCAGACATCCGTGACCCTCCCTCTCAGCACTTTACTATCATCTTCAACACCTTCGTCATGATGACTCTCTTCAACGAAATCAATGCACGGAAAATTCACGGACAGCGGAATGTTTTCCAGGGCTTTTTTAGCAATCCCATTTTCTACAGCATTTGGCTGAGTACATTAGCAGCTCAGGCAAGTACAACTCTATTACAGTATTATTCAgagtaatgaaacacacacacacacacacacacacacacacacagtgataagTGAAAATAATTACTCAGTTTATCTGATGGTTCTGGCTGTCAGAGAGGTCAGATCCCTACTTCCTAAATTGAACTTTGTTTGTTATATTGAGGGCTTTGCTCAGTCTGATGTAATAAATAATGAGAATTG from Scylla paramamosain isolate STU-SP2022 chromosome 23, ASM3559412v1, whole genome shotgun sequence carries:
- the LOC135112084 gene encoding plasma membrane calcium-transporting ATPase 2-like isoform X9, whose protein sequence is MATIDGRPAQYGITLRQLRELMESRGVEGVERIQREYGGTLEITKKLYSSPTNGLSGNASDMEHRRQTFGSNVIPPKPPKTFLTLVWEALQDVTLIILQVAAVVSLGLSFYKPPEETIAGAAAEKGIADEVGHHDEGEEEAGWIEGVAILISVAVVVFVTAFNDYTKEKQFRGLQSRIEGEHKFSVIRGGEVQQIGVGDIVVGDICQIKYGDLLPTDGILLQSNDLKIDESSLTGESDHVKKGVDLDPMVLSGTHVMEGSGKMIVTAVGVNSQAGIIFTLLGAAADEEQVEARKRKKEAKKQRKIKKKGGSGEELIDVNPNKQDGGEAGSVTGNSHHITANSTSADGDIRNNKHSKGEEEDETQRSGGKSQEKSVLQAKLTKLAIQIGYAGSFIAVLTVVILIVRFCVQTFVMEGKPWSPFYANHFVKFFIIGVTVLVVAVPEGLPLAVTLSLAYSVKKMMKDNNLVRHLDACETMGNATAICSDKTGTLTTNRMTVVQAYICSEDYKNMPKFESLPHNVADLLLHAISVNSAYTSRVLPGDNPGDLPKQVGNKTECALLGFVLDLGKSYQAIRDEITEENFHRVYTFNSARKSMSTVIPRDGGYRIFTKGASEIVMKKCSFIHGKDGKLESFSKSMQDRLVREVIEPMACNGLRTISIAYRDFVRGKAEINQVHFENEPHWDDEDHIINNLTCLCVLGIEDPVRPEVPDAIHKCQRAGITVRMVTGDNINTARSIASKCGILKPGDNSLILEGKEFNRRVRDSSGKVQQHLVDKVWVNLRVLARSSPTDKYTLVKGIIESKVSANREVVAVTGDGTNDGPALKMADVGFAMGIAGTDVAKEASDIILTDDNFTSIVKAVMWGRNVYDSIAKFLQFQLTVNVVAVVVAFVGACAINDSPLKAVQMLWVNLIMDTLASLALATEAPTPDLLQRKPYGRTKPLISRTMMKNILGQAVYMISIIFLLLFYGDKMLDIDSGRYADIRDPPSQHFTIIFNTFVMMTLFNEINARKIHGQRNVFQGFFSNPIFYSIWLSTLAAQIVIVQFGGRAFSTEALTLELWLWCILFGSGVLLWGQVVTSMPTKSLPKDLFSWGSGEPQTDPIADLTTEDKLDSDGKDSKRTGQILWIRGLTRLQTQIRVVNAFRQGLDARPSNPNLAAVLKKQSSLNKRLSQGSSLEYADLCPDPEELTVPEIDVERLSSHSHTETAV
- the LOC135112084 gene encoding plasma membrane calcium-transporting ATPase 2-like isoform X14, encoding MATIDGRPAQYGITLRQLRELMESRGVEGVERIQREYGGTLEITKKLYSSPTNGLSGNASDMEHRRQTFGSNVIPPKPPKTFLTLVWEALQDVTLIILQVAAVVSLGLSFYKPPEETIAGVGHHDEGEEEAGWIEGVAILISVAVVVFVTAFNDYTKEKQFRGLQSRIEGEHKFSVIRGGEVQQIGVGDIVVGDICQIKYGDLLPTDGILLQSNDLKIDESSLTGESDHVKKGVDLDPMVLSGTHVMEGSGKMIVTAVGVNSQAGIIFTLLGAAADEEQVEARKRKKEAKKQRKIKKKGGSGEELIDVNPNKQDGGEAGSVTGNSHHITANSTSADGDIRNNKHSKGEEEDETQRSGGKSQEKSVLQAKLTKLAIQIGYAGSFIAVLTVVILIVRFCVQTFVMEGKPWSPFYANHFVKFFIIGVTVLVVAVPEGLPLAVTLSLAYSVKKMMKDNNLVRHLDACETMGNATAICSDKTGTLTTNRMTVVQAYICSEDYKNMPKFESLPHNVADLLLHAISVNSAYTSRVLPGDNPGDLPKQVGNKTECALLGFVLDLGKSYQAIRDEITEENFHRVYTFNSARKSMSTVIPRDGGYRIFTKGASEIVMKKCSFIHGKDGKLESFSKSMQDRLVREVIEPMACNGLRTISIAYRDFVRGKAEINQVHFENEPHWDDEDHIINNLTCLCVLGIEDPVRPEVPDAIHKCQRAGITVRMVTGDNINTARSIASKCGILKPGDNSLILEGKEFNRRVRDSSGKVQQHLVDKVWVNLRVLARSSPTDKYTLVKGIIESKVSANREVVAVTGDGTNDGPALKMADVGFAMGIAGTDVAKEASDIILTDDNFTSIVKAVMWGRNVYDSIAKFLQFQLTVNVVAVVVAFVGACAINDSPLKAVQMLWVNLIMDTLASLALATEAPTPDLLQRKPYGRTKPLISRTMMKNILGQAVYMISIIFLLLFYGDKMLDIDSGRYADIRDPPSQHFTIIFNTFVMMTLFNEINARKIHGQRNVFQGFFSNPIFYSIWLSTLAAQIVIVQFGGRAFSTEALTLELWLWCILFGSGVLLWGQVVTSMPTKSLPKDLFSWGSGEPQTDPIADLTTEDKLDSDGKDSKRTGQILWIRGLTRLQTQVIGGTLQERLIPVPYSKTSTDQAIRVVNAFRQGLDARPSNPNLAAVLKKQSSLNKRLSQGSSLEYADLCPDPEELTVPEIDVERLSSHSHTETAV
- the LOC135112084 gene encoding plasma membrane calcium-transporting ATPase 2-like isoform X2 translates to MATIDGRPAQYGITLRQLRELMESRGVEGVERIQREYGGTLEITKKLYSSPTNGLSGNASDMEHRRQTFGSNVIPPKPPKTFLTLVWEALQDVTLIILQVAAVVSLGLSFYKPPEETIAGAAEKGIADEVGHHDEGEEEAGWIEGVAILISVAVVVFVTAFNDYTKEKQFRGLQSRIEGEHKFSVIRGGEVQQIGVGDIVVGDICQIKYGDLLPTDGILLQSNDLKIDESSLTGESDHVKKGVDLDPMVLSGTHVMEGSGKMIVTAVGVNSQAGIIFTLLGAAADEEQVEARKRKKEAKKQRKIKKKGGSGEELIDVNPNKQDGGEAGSVTGNSHHITANSTSADGDIRNNKHSKGEEEDETQRSGGKSQEKSVLQAKLTKLAIQIGYAGSFIAVLTVVILIVRFCVQTFVMEGKPWSPFYANHFVKFFIIGVTVLVVAVPEGLPLAVTLSLAYSVKKMMKDNNLVRHLDACETMGNATAICSDKTGTLTTNRMTVVQAYICSEDYKNMPKFESLPHNVADLLLHAISVNSAYTSRVLPGDNPGDLPKQVGNKTECALLGFVLDLGKSYQAIRDEITEENFHRVYTFNSARKSMSTVIPRDGGYRIFTKGASEIVMKKCSFIHGKDGKLESFSKSMQDRLVREVIEPMACNGLRTISIAYRDFVRGKAEINQVHFENEPHWDDEDHIINNLTCLCVLGIEDPVRPEVPDAIHKCQRAGITVRMVTGDNINTARSIASKCGILKPGDNSLILEGKEFNRRVRDSSGKVQQHLVDKVWVNLRVLARSSPTDKYTLVKGIIESKVSANREVVAVTGDGTNDGPALKMADVGFAMGIAGTDVAKEASDIILTDDNFTSIVKAVMWGRNVYDSIAKFLQFQLTVNVVAVVVAFVGACAINDSPLKAVQMLWVNLIMDTLASLALATEAPTPDLLQRKPYGRTKPLISRTMMKNILGQAVYMISIIFLLLFYGDKMLDIDSGRYADIRDPPSQHFTIIFNTFVMMTLFNEINARKIHGQRNVFQGFFSNPIFYSIWLSTLAAQIVIVQFGGRAFSTEALTLELWLWCILFGSGVLLWGQVVTSMPTKSLPKDLFSWGSGEPQTDPIADLTTEDKLDSDGKDSKRTGQILWIRGLTRLQTQLRVIRAFKSTLEDLEERRSCHSLHSLHNMRNSRSQQGNRPMSDISYIDEDSMKSPSPNSGKRCGSCNTAVRLVTPIEESSPTTAETAPLVPPGSPQGGPAAAATQQLGHHRPHTHANTQNSSS
- the LOC135112084 gene encoding plasma membrane calcium-transporting ATPase 2-like isoform X6, producing the protein MATIDGRPAQYGITLRQLRELMESRGVEGVERIQREYGGTLEITKKLYSSPTNGLSGNASDMEHRRQTFGSNVIPPKPPKTFLTLVWEALQDVTLIILQVAAVVSLGLSFYKPPEETIAGAAAEKGIADEVGHHDEGEEEAGWIEGVAILISVAVVVFVTAFNDYTKEKQFRGLQSRIEGEHKFSVIRGGEVQQIGVGDIVVGDICQIKYGDLLPTDGILLQSNDLKIDESSLTGESDHVKKGVDLDPMVLSGTHVMEGSGKMIVTAVGVNSQAGIIFTLLGAAADEEQVEARKRKKDKQDGGEAGSVTGNSHHITANSTSADGDIRNNKHSKGEEEDETQRSGGKSQEKSVLQAKLTKLAIQIGYAGSFIAVLTVVILIVRFCVQTFVMEGKPWSPFYANHFVKFFIIGVTVLVVAVPEGLPLAVTLSLAYSVKKMMKDNNLVRHLDACETMGNATAICSDKTGTLTTNRMTVVQAYICSEDYKNMPKFESLPHNVADLLLHAISVNSAYTSRVLPGDNPGDLPKQVGNKTECALLGFVLDLGKSYQAIRDEITEENFHRVYTFNSARKSMSTVIPRDGGYRIFTKGASEIVMKKCSFIHGKDGKLESFSKSMQDRLVREVIEPMACNGLRTISIAYRDFVRGKAEINQVHFENEPHWDDEDHIINNLTCLCVLGIEDPVRPEVPDAIHKCQRAGITVRMVTGDNINTARSIASKCGILKPGDNSLILEGKEFNRRVRDSSGKVQQHLVDKVWVNLRVLARSSPTDKYTLVKGIIESKVSANREVVAVTGDGTNDGPALKMADVGFAMGIAGTDVAKEASDIILTDDNFTSIVKAVMWGRNVYDSIAKFLQFQLTVNVVAVVVAFVGACAINDSPLKAVQMLWVNLIMDTLASLALATEAPTPDLLQRKPYGRTKPLISRTMMKNILGQAVYMISIIFLLLFYGDKMLDIDSGRYADIRDPPSQHFTIIFNTFVMMTLFNEINARKIHGQRNVFQGFFSNPIFYSIWLSTLAAQIVIVQFGGRAFSTEALTLELWLWCILFGSGVLLWGQVVTSMPTKSLPKDLFSWGSGEPQTDPIADLTTEDKLDSDGKDSKRTGQILWIRGLTRLQTQLRVIRAFKSTLEDLEERRSCHSLHSLHNMRNSRSQQGNRPMSDISYIDEDSMKSPSPNSGKRCGSCNTAVRLVTPIEESSPTTAETAPLVPPGSPQGGPAAAATQQLGHHRPHTHANTQNSSS